A DNA window from Anastrepha obliqua isolate idAnaObli1 chromosome 5, idAnaObli1_1.0, whole genome shotgun sequence contains the following coding sequences:
- the LOC129247554 gene encoding apoptosis-resistant E3 ubiquitin protein ligase 1 isoform X3 translates to MWTPESEINSIAMATTMRHSQSSSSGISSLSSCGDPERLPELPPGDEQRLQRAALHLQQKLILREWLRDHRLQHHYQRLLAVEVASLEDVYWLEDSRASKILGKDWQIWSQARQNLPTSKAQLDALKAQLWSTVVKSSQHQDAWTWGGMLVVSVSVAGLVTLAAMTQPSLAPEARHSLLQYVTGKYLLPANCKVQWDWKDPAAVGGTMCFVVRFFQRNGQPYPICDTDQFFVEVTEGTRKVVTISELGSSTDPNNANIAKVKFTVRTAGQYKISVLIGSSHISGSPFTKTFIPGPIDARRSRFIRPASTVICCAGTPTMLHIEPRDEFGNACNFEEDDDPVKGYRVEIFDLNGEHIEKLHHAIAFTYDRVNTRVAVTALFPEPICLRAVISYLEQKLPNGDFDIIVLSGSDTTLVHKNIASRKHNICYEAKLLSIYGTPKSKPRKVLCYVGPKQNSLIFQVTIKEMILKFIPKRIATFRLCPSTKFHFLPTLATQPHGPVFIIDDGAQPKIELASRDRNIIAATFTHFLLKNIGGSETFKDKQDFFYHEVRKFHASYYHEKLALKVNREKILESSMKATKGFSVSDWCGNFEVTFQGEQGIDWGGLRREWFELVCSALFDPRGGLFCTFHDKHQALVHPNPHRPSHLKLKHFEFAGKIVGKCLYESALGGTYRQLVRARFTRSFLAQLIGLRVHYKYFEQDDPDLYLSKIKYILDTDLDATDSLELYFVEEVYDTGGQLSKTVELTPNGSKVRVSNATKNQYLDALAQQRLCSSVKEEVDAFLKGLNGIIPDNLLSIFDENELELLMCGTGEYSISDFKAHHIINGNSAEFRRVLAWFWAAVSNFSQTEMARLLQFTTGCSQLPPGGFQELNPQFQITAAPTFGNLPTAHTCFNQLCLPDYESYEQFEKALLLAISEGSEGFGMV, encoded by the exons GCATTTCCTCCTTGTCCAGTTGTGGCGATCCCGAGCGCCTACCCGAATTACCCCCTGGCGATGAACAACGCCTCCAGCGCGCCGCTCtacatttacaacaaaaactcattttaCGCGAATGGTTACGGGATCATCGACTACAGCATCACTATCAGCGCCTACTAGCCGTCGAGGTAGCCTCTCTAGAGGATGTATACTGGTTGGAGGACTCACGTGCGAGCAAAATACTCGGAAAAGATTGGCAAATATGGTCGCAAGCAAGACAGAACCTGCCCACATCCAAAGCGCAATTGGATGCACTTAAAGCGCAACTCTGGTCGACAGTTGTGAAATCAAGTCAACATCAGGATGCCTGGACATGGGGTGGCATGTTGGTGGTATCTGTATCGGTTGCGGGCCTGGTCACGCTAGCTGCCATGACACAGCCGTCACTGGCGCCGGAAGCGCGCCATTCGTTACTGCAATATGTCActggtaaatatttactgccTGCCAATTGCAAAGTACAGTGGGACTGGAAAGATCCGGCAGCAGTGGGTGGCACAATGTGTTTCGTTGTGCGCTTCTTTCAACGCAACGGACAGCCTTATCCCATCTGTGATACAGATCAATTTTTTGTCGAAGTCACCGAGGGTACACGTAAGGTCGTAACTATTAGCGAGCTTGGCTCATCAACAGATCCGAATAATGCGAATATTGCAAAAGTGAAATTTACTGTGCGCACAGCGGGACAGTATAAAATTTCCGTACTCATCGGTTCCAGTCACATTTCTGGTTCACCATTCACAAAAACTTTCATACCAGGACCAATCGATGCGCGCCGATCGCGTTTTATACGTCCTGCCAGCACAGTGATATGCTGTGCTGGAACGCCCACAATGTTGCACATTGAGCCGCGTGATGAATTTGGCAATGCGTGCAACTTTGAAGAAGACGACGATCCGGTAAAG GGTTATCGTGTTGAGATTTTCGATTTGAATGGCGAACACATTGAAAAGTTACATCACGCCATTGCCTTCACCTATGACCGCGTGAATACGCGCGTTGCCGTGACGGCGCTATTCCCGGAGCCGATATGTCTGCGCGCGGTCATAAGCTACCTTGAACAGAAGTTACCAAACGGTGATTTTGACATCATCGTGCTGAGTG GCAGTGACACAACGCTCGTGCACAAGAACATCGCATCACGCAAACATAATATTTGTTATGAAGCCAAATTGTTGAGCATCTACGGCACGCCGAAGAGCAAGCCACGCAAGGTGTTGTGCTATGTGGGACCCAAACAA AATTCTCTAATATTTCAGGTGACCATCAAGGAGATGATACTAAAATTTATACCTAAGCGCATTGCTACATTCCGACTGTGTCCGTCGACCAAATTCCATTTTCTGCCTACATTGGCCACACAGCCACATGGGCCCGTCTTCATAATAGACGATGGTGCACAGCCGAAAATCGAATTGGCATCACGTGATCGTAACATCATTGCGGCAACTTTTACGCATTTCTTGTTGAAGAACATCGGCGGCTCAGAGACCTTCAAGGATAAGCAGGACTTTTTCTATCACGAAGTGCGGAAGTTCCACGCTAGTTACTATCATGAAAAGCTCGCATTGAAAGTGAATCGTGAAAAGATATTAGAGAGCAGCATGAAGGCAACCAAAGGGTTTTCGGTGTCCGATTGGTGTGGCAACTTTGAAGTAACATTTCAGGGAGAACAAG GCATCGATTGGGGTGGCTTGCGCCGTGAATGGTTCGAATTGGTGTGCAGCGCACTATTTGATCCGCGCGGCGGCCTCTTCTGCACATTTCATGATAAACATCAAGCGCTGGTACATCCAAATCCACATCGGCCATCGCATCTCAAGCTTAAACACTTCGAATTTGCTGGCAAAATTGTGGGTAAATGCCTGTACGAAAGCGCACTAGGTGGCACTTATCGGCAACTGGTGCGAGCGCGTTTCACTAGGTCATTTTTAGCGCAACTCATTGGCTTGCGTGTGCATTACAAG TATTTCGAGCAAGACGATCCCGATTTGTATCTCTCCAAAATCAAATATATACTGGATACCGATTTGGATGCCACTGACTCGTTGgaattatattttgttgaaGAAGTCTACGACACCGGCGGTCAGCTGAGCAAAACCGTGGAGCTAACACCGAACGGCTCAAAGGTTCGTGTTTCGAATGCAACTAAAAATCAATATCTCGACGCGTTGGCTCAGCAGCGTTTATGCAGTAGCGTTAAGGAAGAGGTCGATGCATTTTTAAAAGGTCTAAATGGTATTATACCAGATAATTTGCTAAGTATTTTCGATGAGAATGAGTTGGAG CTGCTGATGTGCGGCACCGGCGAATACTCTATTTCCGACTTCAAGGCACATCACATCATAAATGGCAATTCTGCTGAGTTTCGCCGTGTTTTGGCCTGGTTTTGGGCGGCTGTTAGCAATTTTAGTCAAACCGAAATGGCGCGATTGCTGCAATTCACTACAGGTTGCTCGCAACTACCACCAGGCGGTTTTCAGGAATTGAATCCACAATTTCAAATAACAGCAGCGCCGACATTCGGTAATCTACCAACAGCGCACACGTG CTTCAATCAGCTCTGCCTGCCTGACTACGAGAGTTACGAGCAGTTCGAAAAGGCACTTCTATTGGCTATAAGTGAGGGCAGCGAAGGCTTTGGCATGGTTTAA
- the LOC129247554 gene encoding apoptosis-resistant E3 ubiquitin protein ligase 1 isoform X2, protein MKKKRLMKLLVALILTLMFTVSLLKLVLLLWNTYPTWLYADLLSPGEPTTVDEWLEQQRLSQYKQLFRDKGISSLSSCGDPERLPELPPGDEQRLQRAALHLQQKLILREWLRDHRLQHHYQRLLAVEVASLEDVYWLEDSRASKILGKDWQIWSQARQNLPTSKAQLDALKAQLWSTVVKSSQHQDAWTWGGMLVVSVSVAGLVTLAAMTQPSLAPEARHSLLQYVTGKYLLPANCKVQWDWKDPAAVGGTMCFVVRFFQRNGQPYPICDTDQFFVEVTEGTRKVVTISELGSSTDPNNANIAKVKFTVRTAGQYKISVLIGSSHISGSPFTKTFIPGPIDARRSRFIRPASTVICCAGTPTMLHIEPRDEFGNACNFEEDDDPVKGYRVEIFDLNGEHIEKLHHAIAFTYDRVNTRVAVTALFPEPICLRAVISYLEQKLPNGDFDIIVLSGSDTTLVHKNIASRKHNICYEAKLLSIYGTPKSKPRKVLCYVGPKQVTIKEMILKFIPKRIATFRLCPSTKFHFLPTLATQPHGPVFIIDDGAQPKIELASRDRNIIAATFTHFLLKNIGGSETFKDKQDFFYHEVRKFHASYYHEKLALKVNREKILESSMKATKGFSVSDWCGNFEVTFQGEQGIDWGGLRREWFELVCSALFDPRGGLFCTFHDKHQALVHPNPHRPSHLKLKHFEFAGKIVGKCLYESALGGTYRQLVRARFTRSFLAQLIGLRVHYKYFEQDDPDLYLSKIKYILDTDLDATDSLELYFVEEVYDTGGQLSKTVELTPNGSKVRVSNATKNQYLDALAQQRLCSSVKEEVDAFLKGLNGIIPDNLLSIFDENELELLMCGTGEYSISDFKAHHIINGNSAEFRRVLAWFWAAVSNFSQTEMARLLQFTTGCSQLPPGGFQELNPQFQITAAPTFGNLPTAHTCFNQLCLPDYESYEQFEKALLLAISEGSEGFGMV, encoded by the exons GCATTTCCTCCTTGTCCAGTTGTGGCGATCCCGAGCGCCTACCCGAATTACCCCCTGGCGATGAACAACGCCTCCAGCGCGCCGCTCtacatttacaacaaaaactcattttaCGCGAATGGTTACGGGATCATCGACTACAGCATCACTATCAGCGCCTACTAGCCGTCGAGGTAGCCTCTCTAGAGGATGTATACTGGTTGGAGGACTCACGTGCGAGCAAAATACTCGGAAAAGATTGGCAAATATGGTCGCAAGCAAGACAGAACCTGCCCACATCCAAAGCGCAATTGGATGCACTTAAAGCGCAACTCTGGTCGACAGTTGTGAAATCAAGTCAACATCAGGATGCCTGGACATGGGGTGGCATGTTGGTGGTATCTGTATCGGTTGCGGGCCTGGTCACGCTAGCTGCCATGACACAGCCGTCACTGGCGCCGGAAGCGCGCCATTCGTTACTGCAATATGTCActggtaaatatttactgccTGCCAATTGCAAAGTACAGTGGGACTGGAAAGATCCGGCAGCAGTGGGTGGCACAATGTGTTTCGTTGTGCGCTTCTTTCAACGCAACGGACAGCCTTATCCCATCTGTGATACAGATCAATTTTTTGTCGAAGTCACCGAGGGTACACGTAAGGTCGTAACTATTAGCGAGCTTGGCTCATCAACAGATCCGAATAATGCGAATATTGCAAAAGTGAAATTTACTGTGCGCACAGCGGGACAGTATAAAATTTCCGTACTCATCGGTTCCAGTCACATTTCTGGTTCACCATTCACAAAAACTTTCATACCAGGACCAATCGATGCGCGCCGATCGCGTTTTATACGTCCTGCCAGCACAGTGATATGCTGTGCTGGAACGCCCACAATGTTGCACATTGAGCCGCGTGATGAATTTGGCAATGCGTGCAACTTTGAAGAAGACGACGATCCGGTAAAG GGTTATCGTGTTGAGATTTTCGATTTGAATGGCGAACACATTGAAAAGTTACATCACGCCATTGCCTTCACCTATGACCGCGTGAATACGCGCGTTGCCGTGACGGCGCTATTCCCGGAGCCGATATGTCTGCGCGCGGTCATAAGCTACCTTGAACAGAAGTTACCAAACGGTGATTTTGACATCATCGTGCTGAGTG GCAGTGACACAACGCTCGTGCACAAGAACATCGCATCACGCAAACATAATATTTGTTATGAAGCCAAATTGTTGAGCATCTACGGCACGCCGAAGAGCAAGCCACGCAAGGTGTTGTGCTATGTGGGACCCAAACAA GTGACCATCAAGGAGATGATACTAAAATTTATACCTAAGCGCATTGCTACATTCCGACTGTGTCCGTCGACCAAATTCCATTTTCTGCCTACATTGGCCACACAGCCACATGGGCCCGTCTTCATAATAGACGATGGTGCACAGCCGAAAATCGAATTGGCATCACGTGATCGTAACATCATTGCGGCAACTTTTACGCATTTCTTGTTGAAGAACATCGGCGGCTCAGAGACCTTCAAGGATAAGCAGGACTTTTTCTATCACGAAGTGCGGAAGTTCCACGCTAGTTACTATCATGAAAAGCTCGCATTGAAAGTGAATCGTGAAAAGATATTAGAGAGCAGCATGAAGGCAACCAAAGGGTTTTCGGTGTCCGATTGGTGTGGCAACTTTGAAGTAACATTTCAGGGAGAACAAG GCATCGATTGGGGTGGCTTGCGCCGTGAATGGTTCGAATTGGTGTGCAGCGCACTATTTGATCCGCGCGGCGGCCTCTTCTGCACATTTCATGATAAACATCAAGCGCTGGTACATCCAAATCCACATCGGCCATCGCATCTCAAGCTTAAACACTTCGAATTTGCTGGCAAAATTGTGGGTAAATGCCTGTACGAAAGCGCACTAGGTGGCACTTATCGGCAACTGGTGCGAGCGCGTTTCACTAGGTCATTTTTAGCGCAACTCATTGGCTTGCGTGTGCATTACAAG TATTTCGAGCAAGACGATCCCGATTTGTATCTCTCCAAAATCAAATATATACTGGATACCGATTTGGATGCCACTGACTCGTTGgaattatattttgttgaaGAAGTCTACGACACCGGCGGTCAGCTGAGCAAAACCGTGGAGCTAACACCGAACGGCTCAAAGGTTCGTGTTTCGAATGCAACTAAAAATCAATATCTCGACGCGTTGGCTCAGCAGCGTTTATGCAGTAGCGTTAAGGAAGAGGTCGATGCATTTTTAAAAGGTCTAAATGGTATTATACCAGATAATTTGCTAAGTATTTTCGATGAGAATGAGTTGGAG CTGCTGATGTGCGGCACCGGCGAATACTCTATTTCCGACTTCAAGGCACATCACATCATAAATGGCAATTCTGCTGAGTTTCGCCGTGTTTTGGCCTGGTTTTGGGCGGCTGTTAGCAATTTTAGTCAAACCGAAATGGCGCGATTGCTGCAATTCACTACAGGTTGCTCGCAACTACCACCAGGCGGTTTTCAGGAATTGAATCCACAATTTCAAATAACAGCAGCGCCGACATTCGGTAATCTACCAACAGCGCACACGTG CTTCAATCAGCTCTGCCTGCCTGACTACGAGAGTTACGAGCAGTTCGAAAAGGCACTTCTATTGGCTATAAGTGAGGGCAGCGAAGGCTTTGGCATGGTTTAA
- the LOC129247554 gene encoding apoptosis-resistant E3 ubiquitin protein ligase 1 isoform X1 codes for MKKKRLMKLLVALILTLMFTVSLLKLVLLLWNTYPTWLYADLLSPGEPTTVDEWLEQQRLSQYKQLFRDKGISSLSSCGDPERLPELPPGDEQRLQRAALHLQQKLILREWLRDHRLQHHYQRLLAVEVASLEDVYWLEDSRASKILGKDWQIWSQARQNLPTSKAQLDALKAQLWSTVVKSSQHQDAWTWGGMLVVSVSVAGLVTLAAMTQPSLAPEARHSLLQYVTGKYLLPANCKVQWDWKDPAAVGGTMCFVVRFFQRNGQPYPICDTDQFFVEVTEGTRKVVTISELGSSTDPNNANIAKVKFTVRTAGQYKISVLIGSSHISGSPFTKTFIPGPIDARRSRFIRPASTVICCAGTPTMLHIEPRDEFGNACNFEEDDDPVKGYRVEIFDLNGEHIEKLHHAIAFTYDRVNTRVAVTALFPEPICLRAVISYLEQKLPNGDFDIIVLSGSDTTLVHKNIASRKHNICYEAKLLSIYGTPKSKPRKVLCYVGPKQNSLIFQVTIKEMILKFIPKRIATFRLCPSTKFHFLPTLATQPHGPVFIIDDGAQPKIELASRDRNIIAATFTHFLLKNIGGSETFKDKQDFFYHEVRKFHASYYHEKLALKVNREKILESSMKATKGFSVSDWCGNFEVTFQGEQGIDWGGLRREWFELVCSALFDPRGGLFCTFHDKHQALVHPNPHRPSHLKLKHFEFAGKIVGKCLYESALGGTYRQLVRARFTRSFLAQLIGLRVHYKYFEQDDPDLYLSKIKYILDTDLDATDSLELYFVEEVYDTGGQLSKTVELTPNGSKVRVSNATKNQYLDALAQQRLCSSVKEEVDAFLKGLNGIIPDNLLSIFDENELELLMCGTGEYSISDFKAHHIINGNSAEFRRVLAWFWAAVSNFSQTEMARLLQFTTGCSQLPPGGFQELNPQFQITAAPTFGNLPTAHTCFNQLCLPDYESYEQFEKALLLAISEGSEGFGMV; via the exons GCATTTCCTCCTTGTCCAGTTGTGGCGATCCCGAGCGCCTACCCGAATTACCCCCTGGCGATGAACAACGCCTCCAGCGCGCCGCTCtacatttacaacaaaaactcattttaCGCGAATGGTTACGGGATCATCGACTACAGCATCACTATCAGCGCCTACTAGCCGTCGAGGTAGCCTCTCTAGAGGATGTATACTGGTTGGAGGACTCACGTGCGAGCAAAATACTCGGAAAAGATTGGCAAATATGGTCGCAAGCAAGACAGAACCTGCCCACATCCAAAGCGCAATTGGATGCACTTAAAGCGCAACTCTGGTCGACAGTTGTGAAATCAAGTCAACATCAGGATGCCTGGACATGGGGTGGCATGTTGGTGGTATCTGTATCGGTTGCGGGCCTGGTCACGCTAGCTGCCATGACACAGCCGTCACTGGCGCCGGAAGCGCGCCATTCGTTACTGCAATATGTCActggtaaatatttactgccTGCCAATTGCAAAGTACAGTGGGACTGGAAAGATCCGGCAGCAGTGGGTGGCACAATGTGTTTCGTTGTGCGCTTCTTTCAACGCAACGGACAGCCTTATCCCATCTGTGATACAGATCAATTTTTTGTCGAAGTCACCGAGGGTACACGTAAGGTCGTAACTATTAGCGAGCTTGGCTCATCAACAGATCCGAATAATGCGAATATTGCAAAAGTGAAATTTACTGTGCGCACAGCGGGACAGTATAAAATTTCCGTACTCATCGGTTCCAGTCACATTTCTGGTTCACCATTCACAAAAACTTTCATACCAGGACCAATCGATGCGCGCCGATCGCGTTTTATACGTCCTGCCAGCACAGTGATATGCTGTGCTGGAACGCCCACAATGTTGCACATTGAGCCGCGTGATGAATTTGGCAATGCGTGCAACTTTGAAGAAGACGACGATCCGGTAAAG GGTTATCGTGTTGAGATTTTCGATTTGAATGGCGAACACATTGAAAAGTTACATCACGCCATTGCCTTCACCTATGACCGCGTGAATACGCGCGTTGCCGTGACGGCGCTATTCCCGGAGCCGATATGTCTGCGCGCGGTCATAAGCTACCTTGAACAGAAGTTACCAAACGGTGATTTTGACATCATCGTGCTGAGTG GCAGTGACACAACGCTCGTGCACAAGAACATCGCATCACGCAAACATAATATTTGTTATGAAGCCAAATTGTTGAGCATCTACGGCACGCCGAAGAGCAAGCCACGCAAGGTGTTGTGCTATGTGGGACCCAAACAA AATTCTCTAATATTTCAGGTGACCATCAAGGAGATGATACTAAAATTTATACCTAAGCGCATTGCTACATTCCGACTGTGTCCGTCGACCAAATTCCATTTTCTGCCTACATTGGCCACACAGCCACATGGGCCCGTCTTCATAATAGACGATGGTGCACAGCCGAAAATCGAATTGGCATCACGTGATCGTAACATCATTGCGGCAACTTTTACGCATTTCTTGTTGAAGAACATCGGCGGCTCAGAGACCTTCAAGGATAAGCAGGACTTTTTCTATCACGAAGTGCGGAAGTTCCACGCTAGTTACTATCATGAAAAGCTCGCATTGAAAGTGAATCGTGAAAAGATATTAGAGAGCAGCATGAAGGCAACCAAAGGGTTTTCGGTGTCCGATTGGTGTGGCAACTTTGAAGTAACATTTCAGGGAGAACAAG GCATCGATTGGGGTGGCTTGCGCCGTGAATGGTTCGAATTGGTGTGCAGCGCACTATTTGATCCGCGCGGCGGCCTCTTCTGCACATTTCATGATAAACATCAAGCGCTGGTACATCCAAATCCACATCGGCCATCGCATCTCAAGCTTAAACACTTCGAATTTGCTGGCAAAATTGTGGGTAAATGCCTGTACGAAAGCGCACTAGGTGGCACTTATCGGCAACTGGTGCGAGCGCGTTTCACTAGGTCATTTTTAGCGCAACTCATTGGCTTGCGTGTGCATTACAAG TATTTCGAGCAAGACGATCCCGATTTGTATCTCTCCAAAATCAAATATATACTGGATACCGATTTGGATGCCACTGACTCGTTGgaattatattttgttgaaGAAGTCTACGACACCGGCGGTCAGCTGAGCAAAACCGTGGAGCTAACACCGAACGGCTCAAAGGTTCGTGTTTCGAATGCAACTAAAAATCAATATCTCGACGCGTTGGCTCAGCAGCGTTTATGCAGTAGCGTTAAGGAAGAGGTCGATGCATTTTTAAAAGGTCTAAATGGTATTATACCAGATAATTTGCTAAGTATTTTCGATGAGAATGAGTTGGAG CTGCTGATGTGCGGCACCGGCGAATACTCTATTTCCGACTTCAAGGCACATCACATCATAAATGGCAATTCTGCTGAGTTTCGCCGTGTTTTGGCCTGGTTTTGGGCGGCTGTTAGCAATTTTAGTCAAACCGAAATGGCGCGATTGCTGCAATTCACTACAGGTTGCTCGCAACTACCACCAGGCGGTTTTCAGGAATTGAATCCACAATTTCAAATAACAGCAGCGCCGACATTCGGTAATCTACCAACAGCGCACACGTG CTTCAATCAGCTCTGCCTGCCTGACTACGAGAGTTACGAGCAGTTCGAAAAGGCACTTCTATTGGCTATAAGTGAGGGCAGCGAAGGCTTTGGCATGGTTTAA